ATGCCGAGATGGAAGAAACCGCGATACTCGGCCATGCACATGGCCTTGAAGGCATTCTGATGTGCGTCGCGATAGTCCTGCGGCGCCTGGACGATGGCCACCTCTGGATCGCCGAAGGCGGGCACCAGATGACGCAGCCATGGCGGCCGCACGATGTAGTCGGCGTCGATCACGGCCACGACGTCCGCGCGCGGATCTGTGTGGCGCAGGGCGAAGTTCAGCGCCCCGGCCTTGTAGCCGGCGAGCGGGTCGACATGGAAGAAACGGAAGCGCTCGCCGAGCCGGGCGCAATAATCGCGCACCGGCTCCCAGACGGCCGGATCCTTGGTGTTGTTGTCGATCACCAGCACCTCGAAGTGCGGATAATCGAGCGCGGCCAGGCCGTCGAGCGTTTCCTTGAGCAGTTCGGGCGGTTCGTTGTAAGCCGGAACATGCACCGAGACGAAGGGGAGTTGGTCATCGGGCACCGAGCGTAGCGGGAAGGGCCGGCGCCAGCGGCGCAACCAGACCGACTCGGCCCATTCGTGCGCCTCGGCCATCAGCAGCACGATCACGCCCACCCCGCCGATCAGCAGCAGCACGCCGACGATGGCCGTCGCCGGGGTCATGTACTGGCGCGTGTAGTCGTAGACGACCCACACGGCGGCTGTCGAGATGGCATAGGTGATGAGCGCCAGGAAGCTCTTGCCGCGCTTGGAGAGCGTCGAGCTGTCGCGATAGAGGAAGGCCAGCAGCAACACGCCCATGACCACCGACAGCCCGGCCAGCTCACGCCACTGCGGGATGCGCACCACGGGTTCGGTGAAGTCGAACTTGGGTTCGCGGTTGGTATCGTAGACGCCCCAGTAGGTGCCGGTCGCGCCCTCGGTCCTGAGCTTCCAGGGCTGATCGAACGCCTCCATGACGTAATAGACATAGTGCTCGGACTCGGCGGCGGCCAGGAAGCGGCGCAGGAAGCGGGTCTGATTGGCCAGGGACGCCTCGGCACCGCGATTGCGCCGTCCGTTGCTCGGCCAGCCGACCTCGCCGATGATGATCGGTTTGTTCGGATAGGCCTCCTTGACCTGGTTGTAGCGACTGATGGCGTAGTCGACCGCCTGATCCAGCGGTACGCCCTCCCAGTAGGGCAGCAGATGGATGGTGATGAAATCCACATGCTCGACCAGCGTGGGATACTTGAGCCAGACGTGCCAGGGTTCGGCGGTGCTGACCGGCAGCCAGGTGAACTGGCGCACCCGATCCAGATACTCGACCAGCTCCATGACCTCGACGTCGTCGCGCAGGATGGCCTCGTTGCCGACTATGACCCGCACCAGATTGCGATACCCCTTGGACAGGATCTCGCGCAGACGCCCGAGTTCGGCCTCGTTGGCCTCGGGATCGTCGCCGATCCAGGCACCGAGCGTGACGTTCAGGTCGTACTGGGCGGCCAGTCGCGGGATCTCGGCCAGAGTGCTCTCGACGGTGTAGGAGCGCACGGCATGGGCACGGCCCTTGAGCAGGGCCAGATCGGCGTCGATGTCCTCGACCGAGGGAAAGCGTTTCTGGCTCGGGTCGTCGTCGGCGCGCATGGGCGAGAAGGAGAAGCCCTGGATACGGGTCGGCCAGGCCGGTTCCTCGTTGGGGCGGTTCAGGATCCACCAGGCCGAGATCGTGAGGACAGCGATCAGGATCGGGATGACGAAGTTGACGGAGCGATTCATGGGGATGTGTCAGTGGTGGACTATGGGCTGGTGTGTGACCGTGTTTGCCAGGTGTCGGCGAGCGGTCGTACCGAACGTGCGGCGCAGCGACTCGGAAGGCGTGAGCAGGACGATCGGGGCGTATCCGGACGGCCGCGTCGGATCAACGGTGCAGGGTTTGGCATGAGCAGCAAGCGGTGAGATCCATAGGCAGTCTTGATCGGATGAGGCATCGGAGGCGGTCTCGAACCGGAGGAGGTATGACCCCCGATCGGCGATGGGCTATGATAGCTCGGTCCTTGGGTTTTGGATGCGCCGAGGATTAAGGATTGATGGTTTGGGTCGTGCCTGTTTGGAATCCGCAGTCAAACCTCAATAGATAAGGAGTATGGCAATGTGTCGTGTAATGCCTGGACGGTCATTGGTGCTGGCCACGCTCTTGATGATGGCCGCGAACGTATCGGCTGCGTGGACGACGATTTCAGCGAGCTCTTTTACCGACGAAGATGGCATCGAGCGTTTTCCGGCCTGCTCGCAGGGGGACACGTTTTCGTTCTTCGTCGACGAACCCGAGAGTGCTGAGGGGCTGCTGCTGTATTTTGCCGGTGGCGGAGCCTGTTGGGACGCTGCAACCTGTGTCGGCTCGGCTCAGACCGACAGCCCGACCTACTATGGATCGATTTGGGAGACGGCGGAATCGCTCGATGCCCTCTCGGCAGACGTGGATGGTTCGGGCGCAGGCGGTATCCTCACGACGAGACTCGACAATCCCTATGCCAGATTCGTCAAGGTCTACATTCCCTATTGCACAGGAGATGTGCATATAGGCTCGAGTGATACGAACTATGATTACACCTTGCCGTCTGAATCCGGAGTGCAAACAGCGCCGTCTAGCCGTACGATCCACCATCGCGGGTTCGACAACCTGCTTGCGGCTTTAACCTGGATTCGAAGCAATCTCTCGGTCGATGATTTCAGCGAAATCACGGTAGCCGGTTCGAGTGCCGGCGGCTACGGTGCGCTATTGAATTTTCCGGTGATTCGTGAGTCTCTCGGCGCCGAGGGAGCTGACTACTCGATCATCATCGATTCTTCGAATGGTGTGCTGACGAATGGTTTTGTGGATCGGGCGTTCGGGCCGTCCAAGACGGATCCAGGTGTCTGGAATGCCAGGCAAAATCTCCACCCATCGTTAGCCGCAATCCCAGACCTCGATGCCAGTTCACTCTGGGTGACGGCGATCAAGACCGTTGCACGTCGCTATCGCGATACCCGTCTATCACAGTCGACCGCCGCCTACGATCTCGTGCAGTCGATCGTCTACTGGACGATGAAAGCGGTGGATCAGGGAACCTATGATCCCTTCGTGGAGCCAACTCAGAACGAGCTTCTGCGCTTGGATCTCTTGGAGTGGAGTCCGAAAGCACGTTGGGCGATGGTGAGTACCGCGCTACAGGCTCCCAACTACCGATATTATCTCGGGGCGGGTCAGGGGCATATACATCTGCTCCTGGACGAGGCGTCTTCTCTCTTTCCGACGACCAATTACTTCGAGGAAGATTCGGCAATGGGTGTGCTTTATACAAATTGGCTACACGATATGCTGTATAACAATCGTTTTCTGATAACGGATTGGCGGAATCTGACCTGCTTCCCAAACTGTCTCTAGCTTCAATCGATCCGGCCTACCCTAAACGGCAGGCCGGATTCTGCCTCGCCTTCGGTCAGAATGTTCGCGGCCATTCTGGTCTATCTGAACAAAAGTTAAGCAGTCGTCAATCTTGACGCAAGGTTCAATCCTGATACTGCGCGTCGAGCGCGGTGGATGTGGGTTCTTCGTCACTGCTGCACTGATGACGGCTTGAACGCATGACAGAGAGGGCACCAAGACGATGCACATTCTGCTGGTCGAGGACGATCCGCAAATGGCCGACTATCTGCGCAAGGCACTCATCGAGGCGGGTGCCGTGGTCGATCGCGCGGCCGATGGACGCGAGGGCTTGCTGATGGCCGCCGGCAGCGACTATGACGTCCTCATCCTGGATCGTATGCTGCCCGGACTCGACGGGCTGGCGATCGTGCGAACCCTTCGCGCCTCGGGCAATCGTACCCCGGTGCTGTTCCTGAGCGCGCTCGGCGATGTCGACGATCGGGTCGAGGGGCTGCGCGCCGGGGGCGACGACTATCTCATCAAACCCTTTGCCTTCTCTGAACTCCAGGCGCGCGTCGAGGCGCTGCTGCGGCGCGGCGCGGCCGAGGCTCCCGAGACCCGTCTGCGCGTGGGCGATCTGGAGATGGATCTGCTCAAGCGCGAGGTCACGCGCGCGGGTCAGTCCATCCAACTCCAGCCGCGCGAGTTCCGGCTCCTGGAGTGCCTGATGCGCCACGCCGGACGGGTCGTCACCCGCACCATGCTGCTCGAACAGGTCTGGGACTATCACTTCGACCCCCAGACCAACGTCATCGACGTCCACATCAGCCGCCTGCGCGGCAAGATCGACAAAGACTTCGATCCGCCGCTGTTGCAGACGGTGCGCGGCGCCGGCTACCGGTTGCAGGCCGGGTGAGGGTCTCGGCCCTGGTCAGGCGTCTGCGCGCGCGCGTGGCGCGCGTGGCACGTGGTTCCATCTTTCGGCTGGCGCTGCTCTATGTGCTGTTGCTTGCCGGCTCGTTGGGTATCCTACTTGGCTTCATCTACTGGTCCACCGCCGGTTACATGGGTCGTCAGACCACAGAGACCATCGAAGCCGAGATCCGCGGTCTGGCCGAGCAGTATCGCCGCCGTGGGCTGGTTGGCCTGACAACGCTCATCAGCGAACGGGTGGCGAGCGATCCGGTCGGGGCGAGCGTCTATCTGCTGGTCGACGAGCGCTTCGAGCGCGTCGTCGGCAATCTGGATCGCTGGCCGTCCGAATCGCCCGATGCCAACGGCTGGATTCGTTTCCGGCTGCGCGAATGGGGTACGGATCACACCGACGAGCACGAGGCGCGCGCTCAGGTCTTTCTGTTGCGCAGTGGGTTGATGCTGCTGGTCGGGCGCGACATCCGCGATCTGGAGGCGACCCGTCATCTGATCCTGGATGCCCTGACCTGGGGGTTGGCGATCACGCTGGCCCTGGCACTCGCGGGCGCCTGGCTGATGGGGGCGAGCCTGACTCGGCGTCTGGAGGCGATCAACCTGACCAGCCGCGAGATCATGGAGGGCGATCTGACGCGGCGTATCCCCTTGAGCGGCAGCGGCGACGACTTCGACCGGCTCGCCGATGGACTCAACCGGATGCTGGAGCGCATCGAGGCGCTCATGGCCAGCGTGCGCCAGGTCTCAGACAACATCGCCCATGATCTGCGCACACCCCTGACCCGGCTGCGCAACAAGCTCGAACTGCTCGCTGCCGCCCTAGCCGAGTCGAGCGAGTCACGTCTGCTGGCCGAGGAGGCGATCGCCGATGCCGAGGAGCTGCTCGCGACCTTCAACGCCCTGCTGCGCATCGCACGCCTGGAGTCCGGCAGCCGGCGCGCGGCCTTTGGCCCCGTCGATCTGGTACCGCTGATCGAGGATCTGGTCGAACTCTACGAACCGCTGGCCGCCGAGCGCGAGCAGCGGCTCGACTGGACGGCCGGAGCGTCCTCGATCGTGGTCGAGGGCGATCGCGATCTGCTGTTCCAGGTCATGGCCAATCTGGTCGACAACGCCATCAAATACACTCAGCCCGGCGGCCACATCCAGCTCGCGGTCGATTCGGCGGGTGGGCAGGCGCGGGTGCTGGTTGCCGACGATGGTCCAGGTATCGCCCCCGAGTTCCGTGAACAGGTGTTCAGGCGTTTCTTCCGTGTCGACGACAGCCGTGCCACGCCGGGCAGCGGGCTGGGGCTGAGTCTGGTGCAGGCCGTCATCGCACTCCACCGCGCGCACATCGAACTCTCGGACAATGAGCCGGGGTTGCGGGTGAGTCTGAGTTTCGGTCGCTCGCCTCAATAGGCTCCGCTCAGACCATCCTGCTGATTGCCCCAGGGACGTCCGAGGAACAGATAGAGCGCGCCATTGCCGCTGTCGGCCTGACCATAACCGAGATAGAGCGGCCCGATGAAGGTGTCGGCGCCGACGAAGAGACTTCCGCCGAGGCGCAGACTGTCCCAATCGATGTCGCTACGCCGGTTCCAGACGTTGCCGACCTCCAGCGAGCCGCCGGCATAGGTCTTGACGAGGCCAGTACCCAGATCGCGCAGATAGATGGCGCGAACCAGACCGAGATTGGCACCCGAGAGTTCGTTCTGATTGAAGCCCGAAAGATTGAGGAAGCCGCCCAGCCGATAGTAGGACTGAGGCGGGGCCTCGCCGCCGAAGCTCCCGGCCAGTGTCATCCCGGTCAGCAGGCTGTTGCGGCCCCAGCTCTGGGCGTGTAGCCAGCTCAGGCTGCCCTGGTCGTAGTCGTGCGAGGCGCCCAGCTCGCCGCGCGAGGTGAGCACCTGCGCATCGAGTGACCAGCCGTGGCGAGGGAAGGTCAGGCTGTCGAGTTCGTCGACACTGAATCTCAGGCTCAGTTCGCCGGCATCGAAGTCATAGTCCGGATAGAAGGCGGCGCCGATGCGTTGCTCGGCGCGTCCGTCGAAGCGGGCATATCTCAATCCCAGGCGCCCCCAGGTGTCGAGGTTGCGTCCGAACTCCAGTGCGCCACCCGCACGCGTGAGCTGATATTCGGCGATCGGTTTGCTGTGAGCCTCGGGATCGAAGATCACCAGATTGTCGTTCAGATAGCCCAGGCCGGCCATCACATACCATTTCTCCAGGGGGTCGAGGGGCTGATAGAGGGCGGTGTAGAGGCCGGGTTCCTCACCCAGCTGGAGCTGGGTGCGCCATTCGCCGTTGAACGCATTGAGCGGTGCCATGGTGTAGGCCAGGCCGATGTTGAAGCGCGAATCGCCGCCCGTGGTCGAGGAAAATTCCAGCCCGCCCTGGAGCGAGCTGGTGCCCCAGGACTTTTCGCGCGCCGTGACCACCAGGGTGGCTTCGGCGTCGGTCTGATCCTCCAGGCGATAGCGCACCGACTCGAAGTTGTCCTGATCGTAGATGCTGGCCAGTTGATGCTCCAGGGCCGCCGGATCGAGCCGGTCGCCGGGTTCGACGTCCAGACGCTCACTGATGACGCGATCCGAGAGCCGCGAGTGGTTCTCGATGCGCACGGCGCGGATGGTCGGGCGTGTGTAAGGAGATCGCTGATGGCGTTCGCGATAGGCGGCATACTGGGCGCTCGGCAGGGCGAGCCGGGCCAGTTCGGGGCGTGCGTCCTCGGCGGCGCGCTCGCCGATGGCGATGGCCTGGAGCATCTTGCCGAAGTCGCTCGCCAGGACCTCGTGCCCGAGCGCCGGTGTGATCAGCAGATCACGTCCGCCGAGCGTGGCGATCTGCTCCTGGGTGTTGCGCCAGGTCACGAGACTGGCGATCTGGTCGAGCATGGTCAGGACGTTGGAGATCTCCTCGCGCTCGCGCCGCGGACCGCCGACGTCGACGGCGATGACGATGTCGGCGCCCATCTGGCGCACCACGCTCACCGGCATGTTCATCGCCAGCCCGCCGTCGACGAGCAGCCGGTCGCCGATCTCGACTGGCGCGAACACCGCCGGCACCGCCATGCTGGCGCGCATGGCCGTGGCCAGATCGCCCTCGCCGAGGACGACCGCTTCGCCGGTCACGACATCCGTGGCCACGGCGCGAAAGGGGATGCGCAGGTCGTCGAAATCCTGGATGCGGCTGGCCGGCAGGCTGTACTTGCGCAAGGCCAGCTCCAGCTTCTGGCCCTGGATGAGCGCCGGGACCAGATTCACCTTGCGCTCGCGTTCCTGCACGCCGGGTCGCGCCTTGACCAGATAGTTGCGATCCTCCAGCTTGCGGCGCATCCGCCGTTCCTCGCGTTCGGCCTCGTCCTGGAAGATGCCGTCCCAGTCGATCTCCTCGATGGTCTGTTCGATCTCGTCGGGTGAGAGCCCCATGGCATAGAGTCCGCCGACGATCGAGCCCATCGAGGTGCCGGCCACGTAGTCGACCGGAATGCCCAGTTCCTCGATGAGCTTGAGTACCCCGACATGGGCCGCGCCGCGCGCGCCGCCGCCGGAGAGCGCCAGTCCGATCTTGGGCCGCTCAGCCGCCTCGACCGGGGGCGCCGGGAGCGTGAGGACGGCGAGGACGATGAGCGACAGGGCCAGCCAGGGCCTGAAACTGGGCTTGATGAAGGACACGGGGCATCTCCATGGCTTGAGCGGTTGGCGGCGAGCTGGAAGGAAACCACGATTTCAGTGGTCGGGTCGAGACTCGGGCGTGTGCTCAAGCGTAGAGCAACAATGGTCTGACCGCTTCGGCCCAGTGCGCCTCGTCCGGTTGCAGACGCTGCTCCAGATCCTCGGGGCCGGCGGCCGGATCGTCGACCCATTCACGCAGGAAGGTACCGCCCGAGAGCAGATCGATGGCCAGCCGCTCGGTCTCGTATTCGTAGTGGAAGTGACGCCAGAGCGGATAGTCGGGATACTCCAGCCGGATACACTTGAACAGGAGCGCGATCAGGCGATAGGGCTTGAAATGCGCGTGTCGATAGTCGGCGTTGTCGGTATGGATCTGGAAACCGGCGCACCGCTGACCGGCGTGTTTGTGAAAGGTCGGTTCGAACCAGCACGGGCGGATGAGCGCGCCCTGGAGCCAGTCGGCGCGTTCGCGCTCCATGCGCGCGAGCAGCCGGTCCAGGTCCAGATCGGGTGCGCCGATGAGTTCGAGCGCCGTGGTGGTGCCGCGTCCCTCCGAGAGGGTGGTGCCCTCCAGGAGCACGGTTCCCGGAAAACAGCGCGCCATGTTGAGACTGGAGGCATTGGGGCTGGGATTGACCCAGGACAGCTCCAGCACCGGCCAGCCATAGCCGGGCGCCTCGTTCGGGTGATAGCCCTCCATCGCCACCACATGCAGATCGAGATCCAGGTTCAGATGGGCGACGAACCATTTGGCCAACTCGCCCAGCGTCAGACCATGGCGCATCTGGATGGGACCGGCACCGACGAAGCTCTCCCAACCCGGTTCCAGCAGACTGCCTTCGATCGGACGCCCCGCCGGATTCGGCCGGTCCAAGACCCAGAGTGTCTTGCCGTGCGCGGCACAGGCGCACATCAGATAGACCAGGGTCGTGACATAGGTATAGATGCGGGTGCCGATGTCCTGGAGATCGATCAGCAGGACATCGAAGCCGTCGAGCATAGCGGCCGTCGGTTCACGCACCTCGCCATAGAGGCTATAGACGGGGATTCCATGTCGTGGATCGATCTCGTCCGGGGTCTCGATCATGTTGTCCTGTTTGTCGCCGCGCATCCCATGCTGGGGGCCGAAGGCCGCGACGATATCGAGTTCCTTCAGCGCCATGAGCGCATCGAGCGCATGATGTCCGTGACGGGTCATAGAGGCCGGATGGCCGAGCAGCGCCACGCGCCGCCCCCAGAGCGGTTTGCGCAGTTCCGGATTTTCGAGCAGACGGTCCAGACCGAGTTTGATCATTGTGTATTTCGAGATCCTGTAGTGTCGAGTGTGAGAGGCTGCACCAGCGCATCCACAGCCGGTTTTTTTACGGGTCAGGTGCGGAAAATGGTCGGCCGACTCGAATCCGGCATATCCTAGCGGCCTCTGTTTGTCATAGAATGATGCCGATGCGCCGCTCCGATTTCCATTATGAACTTCCCGCCGAACTCATTGCCCAACATCCACTGCCCGAACGCTCAGGTTCGCGCCTGCTGGTGCTCGACGGTTCGCAGACCCCGCCACGCGATCGGATGTTCACCGATCTGCCGAGCCTGCTCAAACCCCATGACCTGCTGATCTTCAACAACACCCAGGTGATGCGCGCCCGTTTGTTCGGTCACAAAGAGACGGGCGGACAGGTCGAGATCCTGATCGAACGTCTGCTCGACGCGCGCGAGGCGCTGGCCCATGTGCGCGCCAGCAAATCACCCAAGCCGGGCAGTCGTATTCGCGTGACCGATGGAGCCTGGTTGTCGGTCGTCGGTCGCGAGGGCGATCTGTTCCGATTGCGCGCGCTTGAAAGCGACTTCGGCGAGCAGATGGCGCGGCATGGTCATATGCCGCTGCCACCCTATATCCAGCGTCCGGACGACGTGCTCGATGAATCCCGCTATCAGACCGTTTTCGCGCGTCGCACGGGTGCGGTCGCGGCACCGACGGCGGCGCTCCATTTCGACGAGCCAATGCTCGCACGGCTCGATGCGCTCGGAGTCGCACGCGCCGAGATCACACTGCATGTCGGTGCCGGAACGTTTCAGCCGGTGCGCGAAGACGATCTCGAACGCCACCACATGCATTCCGAATGGCTCGAAGTCGACGAGACGGTGTGTGAACGAATCGAACGGACACGTCAATTGGGCGGGCGTGTCATTGCCGTGGGCACCACCAGTGTGAGAAGCCTGGAAACAGCGGCGGCCGATGGGAGGCTCAGACCTTTTCGGGGCGAGAGCCGGCTTTTCATTCGGCCCGGTTATCGTTTCAGGGTTGTCGACGCCATGATTACGAATTTCCATTTGCCCGAATCGACCCTGCTAATGTTGGTGGCGGCTTTTTCGGGGTATTCCGAAATCATGAAAGCCTACCGCCATGCCATCGACCAGCGTTATCGCTTCTTCAGCTATGGTGATGCCATGTTCCTGACGCGTCAGGATGCGGCCTGAATATTTTCAAGCCGATCTAGAATATTCATTCCACTTTGTAATAAAATAGCGGCATCGCTGTCATGATTCCGTGACACCGAAGTCATCAAGCTATTCACCACCAGGAGACATGCGAGTGGAACATTCCAATCTCAGCCTCGAAGAAATCCAGCGTCAGCTGGAAGAAGCCGATAACAAGAAAGCTCAGCTCGAAAAGCTGCTCAAGGACAAGCGCGAGGAAGGCAAGGGCGCAGTCGTCGAACAGATCAGAAACATCATTCTCGACAATGGCTATGATCCGGAAGAGATCATGAATCTGGTTCTGCGCCGTCGCCGCAAGCTCGTCAGTGATCGTCAGTATCGCCGTTATGTCGATCCGGACAATCCTGAAAACGTTTATTCGCGTGGTGTTCTGCCGGGCTGGATGAAGGAGAAGATGGCTCAGCAGGGCTATGACCCGAATTCCAAGGAAGACCGCGAAGCCTTCAAAGCCAACTCGCTGCGACTGGTCGAGGGCTGAAACGACTGCCACGCGCGACGTCCTCAGTATGACGTCAGCTCGTGATATCCGGTGCAGTCATTTCTGACCTCTGCCTCGGACGCGGTTCGTGATCGATGTCTGGATACCGAATCCAACGAACCGCGTTCGCTCGTACTGACCTCCTCACATTTCACCCGCACGCCAGCCTGTCACCGTGACCTGTGTATCTTTACGGATATACCGCGCTCCGGTCTTGCCGTATCGTCCTCCTCAACGCGAGGAACGGACCACCTCCCAAGCTTCGCTCCGGCACCCGGAGCCAAGACTGTCGAATTAGTTGTGCATTGATTTTTCGACTGTTTTCTCACTCTCTTCAATGCGCTTTCCACGGAATTTGAACGATGAATATCTATGTCGGCAACCTGGCCTACAGCGTCACCCAGGACGAGCTTCGCGATGCCTTCGGTGCCTACGGTGAAATCTCCAGCGTGAACCTGATCACGGACAAGTTCACTGGCAGCTCCAAGGGCTTCGGTTTCGTCGAGATGCCGAACAACTCCGAAGCCGATGCCGCGATCAAGGGTCTCAACGAGACTCCGCTCAAGGGCCGCAACCTGAAGGTCAACCAGGCCAAGCCGCGTGGCGAGCGCCCGGCCAGCCGTGGACCGCGCTGGTAAGCACCTGCTGACCGCGTCTGGCGCGGTGTCGACCGGCACCGCCGCCCATACTCCAGACGCGGTTTAAAAAAGCGATTTCGATCTGTTACCGTTACGGCATTCGATTCCTGTCCCCGGATGCCGCTGAATGACCCACTCCGCCTCGTCTAATTCCACGCTGCTCTATCGCGTCTGTCCGGTCTCGCCTCAGGCCCATCTGTTCGAGGTCGAGATCCTGGTCGACCCGCCATCCGACGGCGCGCTCGTACTCTCCATGCCGGCCTGGATTCCAGGCAGCTACATGATCCGCGACTTCGCACGCAACATCGTCGCGATCTCCGCGTTCGATGCGTGTGGCCGACCCGTCGCGCTCGACAAGCGCGACAAGCAGAGCTGGACGCTTGGGGCTGTCACCGGACCGTGCCGGATTCGCTATCGCGTCTTTGCCTGGGATCTCTCGGTACGCGGTGCGCATCTCGACACGACCCATGCCTATTTCAATGGTCCGGCGCTGCTGTTGCGTGTGCATGGACAGGATGACCGTCCCTGTCGGCTGGAACTCCTGCCGCCCGCTGACGAATCCTGTGACGACTGGCGTCTGGCCACCAGCCTTGAGCCGCTCGACGTCGATCCCCGTGGTTTCGGTCTCTATGGCGCCGACGACTATGAAGATCTGATCGACCATCCGGTCGAGATGGGGCGCTTCCGTGAGCTGGCGTTCCGTGTGTCCGGCGTTCCCCATCGGTTCGCCATCACCGGACGGCATCGGCTCGACGAGCGGCGCCTGCTCGACGATCTGACGCGCGTCTGCGCCGAACACGCGGCGCTCTTCGGCGAACTGCCGATCGATCGCTATCTGTTTCTCGTCACGGTGCTGGGCGAGGGCTATGGTGGGCTGGAGCATCGCTATTCGACCAGTCTGCTCTGTGTCCGTGACGATCTGCCCCAGCCGGGGGAGGACACGCCCACCGAGGGCTACAAGCGCTTTCTGGGATTGTGCAGTCACGAATACTTCCATCTCTGGCATGTGAAGCGCATCCGCCCGCGCGCCCTGATCGAGTCGAGTCTGGAGCGCGAGGCGCCGACCCGGACGCTGTGGGCCTTCGAGGGCATCACCGCCTATTACGACGAGCTGGCGCTGGTGCGCGCCGGCTGCATTGGCGAGAAGGACTATCTCGGGCTGCTCGCCCAGACCCTGACCCGCGTGGCGCGCACACCCGGACGGCGTGTCCAGACGTTGGCCGAGTCCAGCTTCGATGCCTGGATCAAGTTCTACAAGCCCGACGAGAACGCACCCAATGCCCTGGTGAGTTACTACGCCAAGGGGGCGCTGGTGGCGCTGATGCTGGATCTGACCCTCAGGCGTGACACTCAGGGCGCTTGTTCGCTCGATGACGTGATGCGCGAGCTGTGGCGCGTCCATGGACGGACCGGACTCGGCGTTGAGGAACGGGGCGTGGAGGCGATCGCCTCGGCCGTCAGCGGACTGGATCTGAGCGGTTTCTTTGCCTGCGCGCTGGATTCGACCGCTGAACTGGACCCGACTGAACTCCTGGCCAGTGTCGGCGTGGCGCTGCGCTGGCGTCCGAATCGCGGCGACAAGGATCTCGGCGGCCATGTCGAGCGCTTCGAGCCGGTCACGGCCAAGCCGACGCTGGGGGTCCGTCTGCGTTCGGGTGAGACCCTGATTCAGAACGTGCTCAGCGATGGC
The sequence above is drawn from the Allochromatium vinosum DSM 180 genome and encodes:
- a CDS encoding patatin-like phospholipase family protein, translated to MSFIKPSFRPWLALSLIVLAVLTLPAPPVEAAERPKIGLALSGGGARGAAHVGVLKLIEELGIPVDYVAGTSMGSIVGGLYAMGLSPDEIEQTIEEIDWDGIFQDEAEREERRMRRKLEDRNYLVKARPGVQERERKVNLVPALIQGQKLELALRKYSLPASRIQDFDDLRIPFRAVATDVVTGEAVVLGEGDLATAMRASMAVPAVFAPVEIGDRLLVDGGLAMNMPVSVVRQMGADIVIAVDVGGPRREREEISNVLTMLDQIASLVTWRNTQEQIATLGGRDLLITPALGHEVLASDFGKMLQAIAIGERAAEDARPELARLALPSAQYAAYRERHQRSPYTRPTIRAVRIENHSRLSDRVISERLDVEPGDRLDPAALEHQLASIYDQDNFESVRYRLEDQTDAEATLVVTAREKSWGTSSLQGGLEFSSTTGGDSRFNIGLAYTMAPLNAFNGEWRTQLQLGEEPGLYTALYQPLDPLEKWYVMAGLGYLNDNLVIFDPEAHSKPIAEYQLTRAGGALEFGRNLDTWGRLGLRYARFDGRAEQRIGAAFYPDYDFDAGELSLRFSVDELDSLTFPRHGWSLDAQVLTSRGELGASHDYDQGSLSWLHAQSWGRNSLLTGMTLAGSFGGEAPPQSYYRLGGFLNLSGFNQNELSGANLGLVRAIYLRDLGTGLVKTYAGGSLEVGNVWNRRSDIDWDSLRLGGSLFVGADTFIGPLYLGYGQADSGNGALYLFLGRPWGNQQDGLSGAY
- a CDS encoding exo-beta-N-acetylmuramidase NamZ family protein → MIKLGLDRLLENPELRKPLWGRRVALLGHPASMTRHGHHALDALMALKELDIVAAFGPQHGMRGDKQDNMIETPDEIDPRHGIPVYSLYGEVREPTAAMLDGFDVLLIDLQDIGTRIYTYVTTLVYLMCACAAHGKTLWVLDRPNPAGRPIEGSLLEPGWESFVGAGPIQMRHGLTLGELAKWFVAHLNLDLDLHVVAMEGYHPNEAPGYGWPVLELSWVNPSPNASSLNMARCFPGTVLLEGTTLSEGRGTTTALELIGAPDLDLDRLLARMERERADWLQGALIRPCWFEPTFHKHAGQRCAGFQIHTDNADYRHAHFKPYRLIALLFKCIRLEYPDYPLWRHFHYEYETERLAIDLLSGGTFLREWVDDPAAGPEDLEQRLQPDEAHWAEAVRPLLLYA
- the queA gene encoding tRNA preQ1(34) S-adenosylmethionine ribosyltransferase-isomerase QueA; its protein translation is MRRSDFHYELPAELIAQHPLPERSGSRLLVLDGSQTPPRDRMFTDLPSLLKPHDLLIFNNTQVMRARLFGHKETGGQVEILIERLLDAREALAHVRASKSPKPGSRIRVTDGAWLSVVGREGDLFRLRALESDFGEQMARHGHMPLPPYIQRPDDVLDESRYQTVFARRTGAVAAPTAALHFDEPMLARLDALGVARAEITLHVGAGTFQPVREDDLERHHMHSEWLEVDETVCERIERTRQLGGRVIAVGTTSVRSLETAAADGRLRPFRGESRLFIRPGYRFRVVDAMITNFHLPESTLLMLVAAFSGYSEIMKAYRHAIDQRYRFFSYGDAMFLTRQDAA
- a CDS encoding H-NS histone family protein yields the protein MTPKSSSYSPPGDMRVEHSNLSLEEIQRQLEEADNKKAQLEKLLKDKREEGKGAVVEQIRNIILDNGYDPEEIMNLVLRRRRKLVSDRQYRRYVDPDNPENVYSRGVLPGWMKEKMAQQGYDPNSKEDREAFKANSLRLVEG
- a CDS encoding RNA recognition motif domain-containing protein, whose product is MNIYVGNLAYSVTQDELRDAFGAYGEISSVNLITDKFTGSSKGFGFVEMPNNSEADAAIKGLNETPLKGRNLKVNQAKPRGERPASRGPRW
- a CDS encoding M61 family metallopeptidase, giving the protein MTHSASSNSTLLYRVCPVSPQAHLFEVEILVDPPSDGALVLSMPAWIPGSYMIRDFARNIVAISAFDACGRPVALDKRDKQSWTLGAVTGPCRIRYRVFAWDLSVRGAHLDTTHAYFNGPALLLRVHGQDDRPCRLELLPPADESCDDWRLATSLEPLDVDPRGFGLYGADDYEDLIDHPVEMGRFRELAFRVSGVPHRFAITGRHRLDERRLLDDLTRVCAEHAALFGELPIDRYLFLVTVLGEGYGGLEHRYSTSLLCVRDDLPQPGEDTPTEGYKRFLGLCSHEYFHLWHVKRIRPRALIESSLEREAPTRTLWAFEGITAYYDELALVRAGCIGEKDYLGLLAQTLTRVARTPGRRVQTLAESSFDAWIKFYKPDENAPNALVSYYAKGALVALMLDLTLRRDTQGACSLDDVMRELWRVHGRTGLGVEERGVEAIASAVSGLDLSGFFACALDSTAELDPTELLASVGVALRWRPNRGDKDLGGHVERFEPVTAKPTLGVRLRSGETLIQNVLSDGAGERAGLAPGDQLLALDGLRVTPANLETLVARAAGESVVLHVFRRDELLTLTAQPQPAPEDTCELNLLEDVPDSVKQARAAWLSSVSADG